A region of the Phaseolus vulgaris cultivar G19833 chromosome 11, P. vulgaris v2.0, whole genome shotgun sequence genome:
TTTTAATGCTAAATTTAAATTACAAGTAAATTGTCACACAAAATATTGATTGTTCAATGTGTGTAAAAAGGACCTTCCAGAGAACAAAAAATCCAACATTTTCCACTTATATGCACGTATTCGAAAAGTTGAAGTGGAAATTAGTACAAAACAcgttatatttattaaaacttgGTCCCCAACTTGATAAAGAAACGGCAACATCCaaccagaaaaaaaaagagagagagaaaaagttaGAAATGTTCCTAGAGTAGATGGAACATGATGAGGTTAATGAATTAATTAACGTAGACCCCTTTCCATACCGAAACAGTTGGATATTAAATATGATGAGACATACAAGTAACAATGATTAACATACCATGTCCTTCTCTGCACTTCTTTCTCAACTCACCAAGTAGTAAAACAGCTTCTTCCCATTCTCATCATTTCTAAATTTTGTTTCACAGAAAACTCAAGTTGTTGAATGCATAACTTTAGATACGTGTAATTTAAACAATATATTATCCTAGGCAATTTGAGGGTGGATGTGTCGTTTTCCCTGGAGACCATATCATGAATCACTGCGGATTTCATATTGGAGATAGTTCAATCACTATTCCTTATCTCTCACTACCTGAATTCTGTGGTTTCATCTGTTGTGTCATTGTTTCTGAGGGATCAGTAGAAGGAAATTTTCGTGTTCTATCTATCAAGAGGGATTGTAGTATTGATATAAATAGACAATAGAATAGAGAGAAAAAGGTTGCCCCCAAACTCCTATATAGAAAGATACCAGAGTCTACACTTTGCCTGCAACCCCCTTCACATTAGGCTATACCTTGCTGGATTCCAACTTTAATGCTCCCTCCTCGGCACATTAATGCCACTTGAAAAGAGTAATCAAGTGCTGGACACTGAAACACCATTCCCTCAATTGTGCAGCACTTAATCAGAATTTATGCACCAATTTTTcctcaattatgcagaaactttaTGCACCAATTTTAactcaattatgcagaaactttaTGCACAAATTTTAactcaattatgcagaaactttaTGCATAATTCACTACGTTCACATCAAACACTACTCAAACAGTCCAAGATGGAGACCCTTGTAGTCCAGTTTTTCTAAATTTGGACAATGAGAGATAATTAGAAAAGTAAGAGAGAGTGGAAGCAAACCCTTATCTGGAAAACATTTTGCATCCACTTCATCAATCTCTAATATTTTCAAAGAAGGACTATCTCTGAAAGCTCCTTTCAGTGACCCAACAAGTCTAGAGCACTTACTGATTTCCAGCTCTTCTAGATTTGATGGCAAGCCTCCGTCAGGGAACGACTCAAGTCTTGGACAGTCTCTTATCGATAAACTCCTGAGAGATGGAAGCAGCATATGCATGCTTCCAGGCAATGATTCAAATTTAAGACAATACTCGAGTTTTAGGTGTTCTAGATGATTATGGACGAAACTCTGTGAAATCATCTCTAGATTATCAAACCCACTGAGAGCAAGCGTCTTGAGTTTTGGGAACAAATCCAGTGGAAAGCTTCGTAGAGAGATACAACCATCATTGATTGACTCCAAGGGTGAATCAATGTACAAGTCTTCAAGAGTGTCGTACAACCCAACAATTTCAAACAATGATGTTTCCATTGTGAGCCTTTTCATTGTACCACACTCTAACTGCAGTTTTCCACAATTACGTAGTTGTAAATCTAGAGCCCTAGGAGCGAAAGCCTCAAGTTGTTGGCAGTCTTTAATTTGTAGTTTTTCCAGAGGAATAAGTTGCTTTGGCAACTGTCCTTTCAGCTTTGGACATTTTCTTATGGAAAGATCTCGTAGACGTGGAAAAGCATCTGCTTGACAATCCCATTTTTCCCATTGACGCATATAGGAGAAGTGCAATGTTTCAAGGGATTTAAATGAAGAAATGTTGTTCCCATGAAAATCACCATCAACAATACTCACTACGCCATCAAGTTTTATAATCTTCAAGACCTTCAGAAATGGCAAAAGTCCAAGGGGAGGTAAACGTTCACAAAATTCACATTCATCCAACACTAAGGACACTATATTCCACAATGAATTATCTAGTAACCAATTTGGAAATCGTTTCCCACCATAGTTAACGATTGACAACTCCTTTAAGTTTTTGGAAGGTTGCAGATTCACAATTACATCCTCTTCGCTTTTTGAGTCAATAGAGTCCCGATCCCAATCCCATCGCAACTTCAGCGTCACAAGGTGTGTTTTATTCTTCAAATCTGCTTCTAATGCATCCAGGGAATTCTCAACATTCTGCAGCTCCTCAATTGATATACTTCCCTCAAGGTTGAGCTCTCCTAGCTGTTGAATGCCATGGCCAACATTAAAGGAACTCATTACTACTTTAAGATTCGTCAGTTTTCCCAAATACGGTGGCATCTTTCTCACATTCGTCACTTTAATTTCAAGGCGACACAAATTGGTGAGTAAATGCAAATTTGAGGGTAACTCCTCCAAATCTCTACAATAATTCAACTTCAGTATTTGCAAGTAGGGAAGTACACATATCCTTTCGGATAGTTTTTCTATAGCAGTATGGGAAAGGTTTATCGAACGAAGATGCTCAAGATTGCTCACATAGTCAGGTAACTCTTTAAGGTCAGAACAATGAGAGAGTGATAAGATACGCAAGAACTTAAACTTGGTGAACAATTCATGTATCGAAATGTTGCAATGCCAATGATAGTAAAGTTGATATGTGTTCCTAGCTTTTGGCATAAATGTACGTAACCTTTTTGAATTACATAAAGTTCCAAACTCATCAAAATGTTGATTGTGACCAAGTTCAACTGAAAAATGACGAGTTACTTTTGGTATCTTTTCTGTTTGATCAAGTTCGCACCTGAAGTATAGGCCTCCACAAACATATTTTGCCAAATCATGTAGAAGGTCATGCATAACAAATActtctttattttcatctaATTTTTGTAAGAAAGATCTTGATACTAGATCATTGAAGTATTGTTGGCAAACTTCTTCTGGAGTCTTACTATGTTGACGACAGTGTGGGAGGTTTTCAGTCATCCACAAATGAATTAAACACTCCTTTTTAAACTCATAATCCTTAGGGAACAGGGCACAGTAAGCAAAGCATACCTTGAGTTGAGATGGAAGGTGGATATAACTCAATGCTAAAGAAGGAATAATGTTGCAACACTCATTCAAAAATTCCCATATTTCGCTTTGGAACACGGTTTTCCAATCTGAAATAGATGATTTGTTGTATAACAGACTTCCCATTGTTTTCAAGGCCAGAGGTAGTCCTTTACATTTTCTAACAATCTCCATGCCAATCTTCCTGCACTCTGGATCTGATTGAGTATCATCATCTCGGAAGGCATGTTTAGAAAACAACTTCCAACAATCATCttcttgtaattgttgtagGGAGTGTTCATCTGATCGCATGGTAGAACAAACTTCCTTGCTACGCGTAGTCATAAGAATTCTACTTCCTTGGGCTCCGAAAAGAAGGGGCTTTTGCACTTCTTCCCATTTAAATTGGTTTTCGTTCCCAACATCATCCAAAATAAGAAGAAACTTTTTCCCTGTCAATTCTTCCTTCAAACTTGTGTGAACCATCTCTGTATCTCTACTGTCATCAGTTGATTTAGTAATTGCCTCAAGAATTGCTCTTGATATCTTGAAAACATCAAATTCATGTGAAACACAAACCCAAACTTTGACATCAAATTTAGCCTCATCCACCCTCGGGTCATTGAATACATGTTGAGTGAGAGTGGTCTTACCCACTCCACCCATTCCCACAATACAAAGTATTGATGGTTGGTTACCAGTGTTGATGTCAGAAGTCAGTCAGTCAATGATCAGTCTTTTATCATCATCTCTGCCATAGATATCACTTCCAACAACCAAAGATGTTTGTGATTTATGTGGCAGTTCATTACTCAACCCAGATTCAACACCGCCAGCAGTTTTCAATCCTAGATCACCCCTTTGGCTTGAGAGAAATTCTAAATCGTCAAGGATTTGTTCCATCTTACACTGAATTTCCTTGTTAAGGGAACTAATAGTAATAGGAGAAGATTTGAAGAAATTGAGTACCTTGCAAGTAGAGTCTGAGGTTTGAGATTCAGATTCAGCATCTAGTTGtcttttggagagcttttgtATATCATCTAAGAGATCCTCTGCATCAAGGACAATATCTTTGACCTTAAGCAGCCAGTTTCTGACATGTGGATCCGCGAACTGCTTTCGCTCTGTATCATCAGCCAGAGAATGGATGGAATGCATCTTGGTTTCCAACTGGTTGAGCAGCTTTTGATCAAGCTCTCTTGCATGAAAAAAATCGAGAATTTGAGGAGAAGCTAGCTTCTGGAATGCAACCTGAAGGAAAGCCGAGAGAAGAGCACCACCAACAAGTTTGAATGCCATGGTAGGAGAAAGATGAATGGATTCAACTGCTGCTAGCTTTTGCCAATGACTCAATTGTTCATAAAAAGATATTTGATCaacatttttgttcttcaatagTTAGTaaatctataattttttattcttcccAACATTACAAACTGCAACAGCTGTATTTCACTTATGAATGAGTGGGTATTGTTAAAGTATTAACTAAGTAAGGGAATTGTTTAAATTAAGAGATGTATTAAAAAGCGTGTTAACATTTATTACTTTATTAGTTGATATATTAAGTTTTAATGTGATTGTTTAGCTCTGCAGTGGGAATTTTTTCATGTGACAACAGTCTTCCACTTGAGTAAAGCACGAGATTTGATGCATTGTTTCTGGCAACAATAGAAATTGTAATGTTATTCATATTACAATAGTGAGTCACTTGAGTAAAGCACAACATTTGCACTATGCAACTGAGAAAAAGTAATGATTGAGTGCTGGAATCAAATGTAGTTTAACCTGGCTGATTATATCAAAACTTTGGCAAAACTTTCCGCTAATGATTGTAATGTTAAAAGGAGAAGGTAATATGAGATCAAACGAAGGTAAATGTTGGCTAGATTCACATTCATTCAACTTTAAGGACACCAAATTCGATAATGAATTTTCTAGTAACCAATTTGGAAATTGTTTGTCAACACAGTCAAAGATTGCCAACTCCTTTAATTTCTTGGAAGGTTGCAGAACGTCCTCAACATTTAATCTTTGTAGAATAATGTAACACTACATGTATTTTCTTTGTTGGAATTTTATATATTCTGCTATAGTTTACATATTTAAGATGACAGAGTGCATGAAACAACTTAACTAAGTCAGCAAATAGTTAAATAACTAAAAGATTCTTCTCTTTCACGTCAATTTTGACTGGCCAGACAATATGGCAGGGTTAGCATTACGATGAAACCAACGTTGATATTCTATTTTATGTTTACTGATAGCACTTTCAAATGGCTAGTAGCCTAGTATTACATTCTCGGTTTGAgctgtttcttatttttaaaatctctATTCTTTCTTGTTATGAGAAACAAAATCAATTAAATCAtcataaacaaattcaaaatttgaaatgaaaatAGACATTTAACTCCACTTTAGATCCGTACGAGTGCACCTAATGGTCTTGATAAAACATTGACTTACCATGCTTACCAACTACCTTCTATATCTTGtgagattaaaataaatttttcctTGGTTAGATACAAGTTTGAATCCATTGGTATGCTACAGGCTTAGCATGTTTCATTTATCATCCATCATCCATGTGtcttcttgaatgttaagagaATATTTTCTTTGAAATATGATCAAACCAACATTGAATTGTGCCACTTATATACCAAGGAAACACTTCAAGTGTCcaagatattttatttagaaCTTTTGATCAAGGTATTGTTTTATTTGTACAATCCACTCCTTATCACTACATGTGATAACAATGTCGTCCACGTGTACAATTCTTCCTTGAGCATGGAAGGATAATGAATTGAATTAGAAAGATTAGTGTAAAGTATGGTTGAGGGAAACATATTAATGGAATATATTGTTGTTCTAAGTTACTGTAAAATGAATTCTCAGTACcctctttctctgttttcgAGGCAATTATGCAAGGGTTGagagaaaaagataaaatgaaGTACCTATGATTTTTGGTTAATGTGTACCTTGTTCAACACAAATTTAAAGTTCAATTACTCTATGCCAGAAGAATGTTCTATAGTAGATAAATTCTACTATGTTAATTTTCTGTACCTCCTTTCTTTATATACTTCTTATAACTGTTTGGGATCTTACTCTACTTTAAATTTTATGGTCAATGATTCGAATCCTTTAGGAGACCTTGTTTGACACTCTTAAACGCTTATCCAACATTCTtatgtttcaattttattattattttatatttatacaacattgaatagaaaagttataTCCCAGAAGATTACTTAAATAAGGAGATAGGTAGAGTGGAtcacaaatttcaatttcaacatCTTTATGTTATCTGAAAGAAAACTTAGTTGCAGTAAAAAATTGAAGGCGAAACTTCCACTAGTAATTGTAGTAATTGTAAtcttaaaaggaaaaggaatGAATTGTTAAAAGCTATGGCAGAACTACTAAAATATTctgaacaaaaacaaaattaggaACCCACCAAATGGATCACCATTCAGAACAAACGACATGACTACAATATATATAGTGTTTGAATGTGAGCAATCTTTTCCCAGTCTTTGCCTCCTTCTTTTTGGCAACACTGCTTCAACAAAGGACATCGGTCTATACACAGATACTTCAAATTTGATGGTAGACCTACGTCAGGGAATGACTCAAGCCTAGGAATGCCAACTATTACCAGATTTTCTAGATTTGATGGGAAACCTCCATATGGGAATGACTCAAGTTTTGGACAGTCTGCTATGTATAACTTTCTGAGAGATGGAAGTAGCATATGCATGTTTTCAGGCAATGATTTAAATTTATGGCAGCTAATGATTGTCAGCTCTTCTAGATTTGATGGGAAACCTCTGTCAAAGAACAACTCAAGTCTTGGACAGTCTTGTATGAATAACTTCCTGAGAGATGGAAGGTGCATATGCATGTTTCCAGGAAATGATTCAAATTTATGGCACCTAATGATTTCCAGACACTCTAGATGATTATGGATGAGACACTGTGAAATCATTTGAAAATTAACAAGCCCTATAAGATTAAGGGTCGAGAGTTTTGGGAAGAAATCCAGTGGAAAGGTCCATAGAGAAACACAGTCATCAGTGATTGACTCTGGGGGTGCAAAAATTTGTAAGTATTCAAGACTGTCGGACCCAACAATTTCCAACCATGAAGCTTCCATGTTGTGCCCACCCATTGTAAGCCTTTTCATTGTAGCCCACTCCAACTGCAACTTTCCACAGTCACGAAGTTCCAAATCTAGAGCCCTCGGAGCGGATGCATCAAGTTGTTGGCAGAATATAATGTCTAGTATTTCCAAAGGAACAAGTTGCTTTGGTAGTTGTCCTTTCAGCTTGGGACAATTTGATATGAAAAGCCTTATTAGACGTGGAAAGGCACCTATCACAACTTGGCAGTCCCACTTTTCCCATTGACTCATATGGGAGAAGTCCAATATTTCTAGGGATTTAAATGAACAAGAGTTGTTCCCATGAAAATCACCATCAACACTCACTATTTTATCAAACCCTGAAATCTTCAGCCTCTTCAGATAAGGCAAAAGACCAAGCGGAGGTAAACGTTGGCAAGATTCACATTTATCTAACTCTAAGAACACCAAATTCAAAAATGACTTATCCAGTAACCAATTTGGAAATTGTTTCCCGCCATACTTAAAAATTGACAACTTCCTTAAGTTTTTGGAAGGTTGCAGATTCTCAATTGTGTCCTCTTCTTTTTTTGAATCAATAGAGTTCCCATTCCTCCCCCATCCCAAGCTCAGCTCCACAAGGTGTGTTTTATTCTTCAAATCTGCTTCTAATGCTTCCGTGGAATCCTCAATGTTCTGCAGCTCCCCAATTGATATGCTTCCATCAAGGTTGATCTCTCTTAGCTGTTGAATACCCAACTCTTTGCTAAGGCCAACATTAAAGGAATTCATTACTACTTTAAGATTCTTCAGTTTTCCCAAATGCGGTGGCACCTTTCTCACTTTCGTCTCTTTTAATTCAAGGCGACACAAATTGCTTAATAAATGCAAATTTGAGGGCAACTCTTCCAAATGTATACAGTAGTTCAAATTCAGTATTTGCAAGTGGGAGAGTGAACATATCTTTTCAGTCAATCTTTTTATCATAGTATGGGAAAGGTCTAAGGAACGGAGATACTCAAGATTACCAAAAGAATCAGGTAACTCTTGAAGGTCAGAGCAATGAGATAGAGATAAGATACGTATGAACTTAAACTTCGAGAACAATTCATCTATCGACATTTTGATATCCCAACTCCACAAATAATTTAGGCTACTAGCATTTGGCATAAATGTACGTAACCTTTTTGTATTACATAAAGTTCCAAACCCATCAAAATATTGTTTGTGttgaaattcaaatgaaatatgACGAGCTACTTCCTGTATCTTTTCTGTTTGATCAAGTTCACACCTAAAGTATAGGCCTCCACCGACATATTTTGCCAAATCATGTAGAAGGTCATGCATGATAAATacttctttattttcatttggTTGTTGGAAGAAGGACCTTGATAGTAGATCATTGAAGTATTGTTGGCAAACTTCTTCTGGAGTCCTACTATGTTGATGACAATGTGCAAAATTTTCAGTCATCCACAACTGAATCAACTCCTTCTTTTCTAACTCATAATCCTTGGGGAATAAGGCACAGTAAGCAAAGCATACCTTGAGATGAGAAGGAAGGTGGATATAGCTCAATGCTAAAGCGGGAATAATATCACAACGCTCTTTTGAAAATTCCCATATTTCGCTTTGGAGCACAGTTTTCCACTCTGAAACAGATGATTTGTTGTATAACATACTTCCCATTGTTTTCAAGGCGAGAGGTAATCCTTTACATTTCTTAACAATCTTCATTCCAATCTTCTTGCACTCTGGGTTTAGTTGAGTACAATCACCTCGAAATGCATGTTTAGCAAACAACTTCCAACAATCATCttcttgtaattgttgtagGGAGTATTCTTCTGAACGCATGGTAGAAGCAACTTCCTTACTACGTGTGGTCACAAGAATCTTACTCCCTTGGACTCCTAAAACAAGGGGCTTCTGCACTTCCTCCCATTTAGGTTGGTTTTCGTTCCAAACGTCATCCAAAACAAGAAGAAATTTCTTTCCCGTCAATTCTTCTTTCATTCTTCTATGGACCATCTCCAGATCTCTACTATCATCGGTTGATTTAGTAACTGCCTCAAGAATTGCTCTAGATATCTTGAAAACATCAAATTCATCTGAAACACAAACCCAAACTTTAACATCAAATTTAGCCTCATCCACCCTCAGGTCATTGAATACATGTTGAGCGAGAGTGGTCTTACCCACTCCACCCATTCCCACAATAGAAATTATTGATGGTTGGTTACCACAATTGATGTCAGAAGTCAGCCAATCAATGATCAGTCTTTTATCATCATCTCTGCCATAGATATCAGTTCCAACAACCAACGATGttgtttgtgatttttgtgacaGATCATTACTCAACCCAGATCCAACACCGCCAGCGATTTTCAATCCTAGATCACCCCTTTGGGTTGAGAGAAATTCTAAATCATCAAGGATTTGTTCCATCCTACACTCAATTTCCTTGTTAAGGGAACTAATAGTAATAGGAGAAGATTTGAAGAAATTGAGTACCTTGCAAGTACAGCCTGAGGTTTGAGATTCAGATTCAGCATCTTGTCTTTTGGAGATCTTTTGTATATCATCCAAGAGATCCTCGGCATTAAGGACAGCATCTTTGACCTTAAGCAGCCAGTTTCTGACATGTGGATCCGTGAACTGCTTTCGCTCTGCATCATCAGCCAGAGAATGGATGGAGTGCATCTTGGTTTCCAACTTGTTGAGCAGCTTTTGATCAAGCTCTCTTGCATGAAAGAAATCGAGAATTTGAGGAGAAGCTAACTTGTCGAATGCAACCTGAAGGAAAGCAGAGAGAAGAGCACCACCAACAAGTTCTAAGGCCATGGTAGGAGAAAGATGAGTGGATTCAACTGCTGCTAGCTTTTGCCAATGACTCAGTGGTTCATAAAAAGATATTTGATCaacatttttgttcttcaaaaGTTAGTGAacctataattttttattcttcccAACATCACAAACTACAACAGCTGTATTGCACTTATGAATGAGTGGGAATTATTAAACTATTAACTAAGTAAGGGAATTGTTTAAATTAAGAGATATATTAAAAAGCATGTTAAAGTCTATTATTTTAATGTGATTTTTGTAGCTCTGCAGTGGGAATTCTTTtcatgaattaaaataatatttacagtAACAATCCATCATTTAATCTTTCTAGAATAATGTAACACTACATGTATTTTGTTTGTTGGAATTTTATATATTCTGGTATGGTTTACATATTTAAGATGACAGAGTGCATGAATCAACTTAACTAAGTCAACAAATAGTTAAATTACTGAAAGATTCTTCTCTTTCACATCAATTTTGACTGGGCAGAGCATGTGCAGAGTTAGCATTACGATGAAACCAACGTTGGTATTCTATTTTATGTTTACTGATAACACTTGCAAATGGCTAGTATTACATTCTCGGTTGGAGCTCTCTTATTTTTAAATCATCATAAACAAATTTGTTAACTACATTAACCGGAAAGGTAAGTGTTTCAAGATATAAAAGGAAAACTAAGATCAAAATAGTTGTGCCACTCAATCATATTCTACATTCAAAATTGTTAACTACAGAAAAAAAATCTCCGCTATGTTTCCTGAAGGCAGGACAGAAAAGCAGAGGTGTTGGCCTTAAACAATGTTGCAGAAGTAACAAATACATAACATAACTGATTGGACAATCCCTCAAATTGTATCAATGAATCTCCAAGTGTCGAATAGAATTTAAATGCAATGATGCTTACTGGGTTTAAAATGAAAAGTATGGAGCTTCTAGGTCCTCCATGACTTGTTCCATCTTTGATTCAATTTCGTTTTCAAATAATCTGAAAAAAGAAGATTTGAGGGAATTCCACACCTTCTTAGTAGCACTCTTAGACTCAGCTTCCACTTGgattcatttttttatcagctcCACTTGGCTTCATAATCTATTTCCTCCAAGAGATGTTCTGCATCAAACACAACATCTTTGGCCTTGAGAAGCCAATCTCTCACACGTGGATCTGTCAAGTGCTTTTGTTCTTCATCAAAAGCCACAACATCAATGGCTAGGAGATTCATCTTCAAGTCGCTGAATTGCTTCTTTTTGTGTTTTCTTCCACGAAATGTTGACAAAACGGGAAGCCAAAGTGTCAATAGTCCTCTCCAACAGAAGTAGAAACAAGAGCACCGGTAACAATTTAGAGTACTGCCATGGTTAGAATAGGAAAGGGAGTTGATGAATAAAACTGAGAAGGAAGTGCAATggaaataatagtaataaactaatttttgaaTGATGGGTTTGAGTTAAGGTCTGTGAACAACCAATAAGTGTTGAGTCTTCCCTCAGCTCTGTGATTCACAAGCTATACCAATCAGCATGAGTTTTTTATCCTTAACGTTCTCATATATGAAAGCAGCATATTCATGATTCCAGGTAATGATTCTAATTTATAGCACCTAATGATCTCCGGAAATCTTAGATTATTATGGATGAGACACTGTGAAATCATTTCTAGATTACCTCATTGAATCATATTGGATAAATACAATGCTTCAAGGGATTTAAATGAAGAAGAGTTGTTTCCATGAAAATCAGCATCAATATTCATTATCCCATCAAGTTTTGTAATGTTCAAAACCTTGAGAAATGACAAAAATCCAAGGGGAGGTGAACGTTGGCAAGATCCACATTCCTCTAACACTAAGGACACCATATTCCATAATGAATTCTCTAGTAACCATTTCGGAAATTGATTGCCACCATAGTCAAAGATTGCCAACTCGCTTGAGTTGTTGGAAGGTTGCAGATTCTCAATTAggttctcttcttttttttgaATCAATAGAGTTCCCATTCCTTCTCCATCGCAAATTTAGCTTCAGAAGGagtgttttatttttcaaatatgcTTCTAATGCATCCAGGTAATTCTCAACATTCTGCAGCTCCTGAATTGATAGACTTCCATCAAGGTTGAGCTCTCGTAGCTGTTGAACACCCAAGTCCCTGCTAAAGTCAACATTAAAAGAATTCATTATTACTTTTAGAATCTTCGGTTTTCCCAAATGCAGTGACACCTTCACTTAAGTCTGTATAAGTTCAAGACGGCCCAAATTGGTGAGTAAATGCAAATTAGGGGACAACTCCTTCAAATCTCTACAGTAGTTCAACTTAAGTATTTGCAAGTGGGAGACTTGTTAGCATTAAACTCAAAGCCTTCAGCTGTCATCAGTTTTATTTTAGCATCTGAATAGacaataattattatctttaattctagttttgaaagtcatttatactatgatttaaatgtaaattatagtataggttttatgagagagaaggtagaatttgagaagtctattgtaagactatttagagagattgtattcttatttgaaaaataacagtgaaataaaatatatattttctgttCACAAATATCTTGCTCTGTTTTTTTCCCTCAACACCAACAAGACTGAACATATTTTTTCGattattcttttttctattgCAGTATGGGAGACGTCTAAGGAACGGAGATGTTCAAGATTGGCAACAGAGTCAGGTAAGTCTTGAGGGTCAGAACAATGAAACAGATATAAGATACGTATACACGAACATAAACTTGGAGAACAATTCATGTATGGACATTTTGATATTCCAACTCCAAATATAATTCAAGCTACAGCTTTTGGCATAAATGTACGTAACCTTTTTTGTATTACATAGAGTTCCAAACCCATCAAAATATTTAGTGTGACCAAGTTCAAGTGAAAAATGACGAGTTACCTTTTGTATCTTTTCTCGTTAATCAATTGCGCATCTGGTAATCATGTCCCCACCAACATATTTTGCCAAATCATTTAGAAGGTCATGCATAACAAATACGTCTCCTTTTTTACCTGATGGTTGAAAGAAGGACCTTGATAGTAGAACATTGAAGAATTGTTGGCAAACTTCTTCTCAAGTCATACTATGTTGACGAAAGTGGGGGAAATTTTCGAACATCC
Encoded here:
- the LOC137823797 gene encoding putative disease resistance RPP13-like protein 1; the encoded protein is MGGVGKTTLTQHVFNDPRVDEAKFDVKVWVCVSHEFDVFKISRAILEAITKSTDDSRDTEMVHTSLKEELTGKKFLLILDDVGNENQFKWEEVQKPLLFGAQGSRILMTTRSKEVCSTMRSDEHSLQQLQEDDCWKLFSKHAFRDDDTQSDPECRKIGMEIVRKCKGLPLALKTMGSLLYNKSSISDWKTVFQSEIWEFLNECCNIIPSLALSYIHLPSQLKVCFAYCALFPKDYEFKKECLIHLWMTENLPHCRQHSKTPEEVCQQYFNDLVSRSFLQKLDENKEVFVMHDLLHDLAKYVCGGLYFRCELDQTEKIPKVTRHFSVELGHNQHFDEFGTLCNSKRLRTFMPKARNTYQLYYHWHCNISIHELFTKFKFLRILSLSHCSDLKELPDYVSNLEHLRSINLSHTAIEKLSERICVLPYLQILKLNYCRDLEELPSNLHLLTNLCRLEIKVTNVRKMPPYLGKLTNLKVVMSSFNVGHGIQQLGELNLEGSISIEELQNVENSLDALEADLKNKTHLVTLKLRWDWDRDSIDSKSEEDVIVNLQPSKNLKELSIVNYGGKRFPNWLLDNSLWNIVSLVLDECEFCERLPPLGLLPFLKVLKIIKLDGVVSIVDGDFHGNNISSFKSLETLHFSYMRQWEKWDCQADAFPRLRDLSIRKCPKLKGQLPKQLIPLEKLQIKDCQQLEAFAPRALDLQLRNCGKLQLECGTMKRLTMETSLFEIVGLYDTLEDLYIDSPLESINDGCISLRSFPLDLFPKLKTLALSGFDNLEMISQSFVHNHLEHLKLEYCLKFESLPGSMHMLLPSLRSLSIRDCPRLESFPDGGLPSNLEELEISKCSRLVGSLKGAFRDSPSLKILEIDEVDAKCFPDKGLLPLSLTFLIISHCPNLEKLDYKGLHLGLFE